From Cellulomonas dongxiuzhuiae, the proteins below share one genomic window:
- the eccCa gene encoding type VII secretion protein EccCa, with protein sequence MTVTVVHRPTRSTTPATRPEPRTLAAPPASEDDQGSRTPLQFLLPVIGAMSSVVMMVVLRNGQPLFLVVAALVFVVAIIGGIGFALTARGRAARTARARREAYLDYLERVRGDLTADAAHARVQALTVHPDPAALGDLVRDPARVWERRRRDADFLTVRVGTGAVPWFDLVVPPPESPVSPHDPHMATEVELLVEQYAHVPQMPVTADLRAAGVVAVVGDRERTVPLVRALLLHLAAAHSPEDVQLAAAYPEQHAPDWRGLDLLPHVADPDLFDGPVPARRVAPDLADLSRLLSGALGQRLTHARAASRTGGQVVPSGRLVVVSDDHGRRAQRLAVPSADHRALGVVVVHLLDDRLQEPDDVDVRIVLDEEGAVLQTAPGTPAAREQRFDADGLTAPVFAALARGLAALRTGQVTAPDEEDDRTPSVHDLLGIDGPATLDPAASWSSRADADFLRVPFAWDDSGTPVHLDLKESAQLGMGPHGICVGATGSGKSEMLRTLLLALALTHPPEDLAMILVDYKGGAAFAPLAPLPHLAGLIDNLADDPQLTTRARASIAGEVVRRQRMLKDAGSLPSITAYRRLRATERPDLPAMPHLFVVIDEFGELLTAEPEFVDLFLQIGRIGRSIGVHLLLSSQRVEAGKLRGLDTYLSYRLGLRTFSEAESQVVLSTPDAYRLPALPGYGYLKVDTTVYTRFRSGYVSGPAGRAEEAPVDDQRSVLALPTYNGLRADRRPRTATRGDDRGPTLVGEVVRRLRTPERAVRPVWLPPLPDRLALGSLVRRGEQPGGGLSAVMGLVDDPAQQTQEPWQLDLTRSGGHVAVIGAPQSGRTTVLRTLAVSLALTSNPRQVAVYGMDLTGGGLARIEAFPHVGGVATRAHRERLVRLVEELSAMIAVREAVFRDRGIDSVAHLRALHARGGVPELAAADVVVLVDGYGQLRTDFPELEDAFTAAMTRAASFGLHLVLGLTRWSDLRMAHQSLIGTRVELRLNDPAESSIDRKLSATISTDTPGRALLDDRRFAQVSLPVLDVVPDDEVGAELEQLAGRAAAAWSGPAAAPIRLLPTHVDAADLPDRFDEPDTVPIGLRQDTMDAALWDLLGEDQHLLVLGDARCGKTTLLRTIAAGLQDRYTADEVTIAVVDVRGQVPEVIGEDYLAAHARTTANARALATSIAAELAKRPGRDAATRAREPRIVLLVDDHDVVAAGGNDPLEPLFAHLPAARDLKLHLVVTRPVAGAGRALYQQSLMTIRDTGGSTLVMSGERTEGPLVGRVHAERFPPGRGRYVRRGAAPFIVQVAAVKDDQVP encoded by the coding sequence ATGACCGTCACCGTCGTCCACCGCCCCACACGCTCCACGACGCCGGCCACCCGCCCCGAGCCCAGGACGCTGGCGGCGCCACCGGCGTCCGAGGACGACCAGGGCTCGCGCACGCCCCTGCAGTTCCTGCTGCCCGTCATCGGGGCGATGTCATCGGTCGTCATGATGGTCGTGCTGCGCAACGGGCAGCCGCTGTTCCTCGTCGTGGCCGCCCTCGTGTTCGTCGTCGCGATCATCGGCGGCATCGGGTTCGCCCTCACCGCCCGGGGCCGGGCCGCCCGCACCGCGCGCGCTCGTCGCGAGGCCTACCTCGACTACCTCGAGCGAGTGCGCGGGGACCTCACCGCCGACGCCGCGCACGCCCGCGTCCAGGCGCTCACCGTCCACCCCGACCCGGCGGCCCTCGGCGACCTGGTGCGCGACCCCGCGCGCGTGTGGGAGCGCCGACGCCGGGACGCCGACTTCCTGACCGTGCGCGTCGGGACCGGTGCGGTGCCGTGGTTCGACCTCGTCGTGCCCCCGCCGGAGTCCCCCGTCAGCCCGCACGACCCGCACATGGCGACCGAGGTGGAGCTGCTCGTCGAGCAGTACGCGCACGTGCCGCAGATGCCGGTGACCGCGGACCTGCGCGCCGCCGGCGTCGTCGCCGTCGTCGGCGACCGCGAGCGCACCGTGCCGCTGGTCCGCGCACTGCTGCTGCATCTGGCGGCTGCGCACTCCCCCGAGGACGTGCAACTCGCCGCTGCGTACCCCGAGCAGCACGCACCCGACTGGCGGGGCCTGGACCTGCTGCCCCACGTTGCGGACCCCGACCTGTTCGACGGTCCCGTGCCCGCCCGCCGCGTGGCACCCGACCTCGCGGACCTGTCACGCCTCCTGTCGGGGGCGCTCGGCCAGCGCCTCACGCACGCCCGCGCCGCGAGCCGCACCGGCGGGCAGGTCGTGCCGTCCGGCCGGCTCGTCGTCGTGTCCGACGACCACGGCCGACGGGCGCAGCGCCTGGCCGTTCCGAGCGCCGACCACCGCGCGCTGGGCGTCGTGGTCGTCCACCTGCTCGACGACCGGCTGCAGGAGCCGGACGACGTCGACGTGCGGATCGTCCTCGACGAGGAGGGTGCCGTGCTTCAGACCGCGCCTGGCACCCCGGCCGCCCGGGAGCAGCGGTTCGACGCCGACGGGCTGACCGCACCGGTGTTCGCCGCGCTCGCGCGCGGTCTGGCGGCCCTGCGGACCGGGCAGGTGACCGCCCCCGACGAGGAGGACGACCGCACGCCGTCGGTGCACGACCTGCTCGGCATCGACGGGCCGGCGACCCTCGACCCGGCCGCGTCGTGGTCCTCGCGTGCGGACGCGGACTTCCTGCGCGTGCCCTTCGCGTGGGACGACAGCGGTACACCTGTCCACCTCGACCTCAAGGAGTCGGCCCAGCTCGGCATGGGCCCGCACGGCATCTGCGTCGGGGCCACCGGGTCCGGCAAGTCCGAGATGCTGCGCACGCTGCTGCTCGCGCTGGCGCTCACGCACCCGCCCGAGGACCTCGCGATGATCCTCGTCGACTACAAGGGCGGTGCGGCGTTCGCCCCCCTCGCCCCGCTGCCGCACCTGGCCGGCCTCATCGACAACCTCGCCGACGACCCGCAGCTGACGACCCGGGCGCGCGCCTCGATCGCCGGCGAGGTCGTGCGCCGGCAGCGGATGCTCAAGGACGCCGGCTCCCTGCCCTCGATCACGGCGTACCGGCGGCTGCGCGCCACCGAGCGCCCCGACCTGCCGGCGATGCCGCACCTGTTCGTCGTCATCGACGAGTTCGGCGAGCTGCTGACCGCCGAACCGGAGTTCGTCGACCTGTTCCTGCAGATCGGGCGCATCGGCCGCTCCATCGGGGTGCACCTGCTGCTGTCCAGCCAGCGCGTCGAGGCCGGCAAGCTGCGCGGCCTGGACACGTACCTGTCCTACCGGCTGGGGCTGCGCACGTTCAGCGAGGCCGAGTCCCAGGTCGTCCTGTCCACCCCGGACGCGTACCGGCTGCCCGCGCTGCCCGGCTACGGGTACCTCAAGGTCGACACGACCGTCTACACCCGGTTCCGGTCCGGGTACGTCTCGGGACCCGCCGGGCGGGCCGAGGAGGCGCCCGTCGACGACCAGCGCTCCGTGCTGGCGCTGCCGACGTACAACGGGCTGCGCGCCGACCGGCGCCCGCGCACCGCCACCCGCGGCGACGACCGCGGCCCCACCCTCGTCGGTGAGGTCGTGCGCCGACTGCGCACACCCGAACGCGCCGTCCGCCCGGTGTGGCTGCCCCCGCTGCCGGACCGCCTCGCGCTCGGCTCACTCGTGCGCCGCGGCGAGCAGCCCGGGGGTGGGCTGTCGGCCGTCATGGGCCTGGTCGACGACCCCGCCCAGCAGACCCAGGAGCCATGGCAGCTCGACCTGACCCGCTCCGGCGGGCACGTGGCCGTCATCGGCGCACCACAGTCCGGCCGGACCACGGTGCTGCGGACCCTGGCCGTCTCGCTCGCGCTCACCTCGAACCCCCGGCAGGTCGCCGTCTACGGCATGGACCTCACCGGCGGCGGCCTCGCGCGCATCGAGGCCTTCCCGCACGTGGGTGGCGTCGCGACCCGCGCCCACCGGGAGCGGCTCGTGCGGCTCGTCGAGGAGCTCAGCGCGATGATCGCCGTCCGCGAGGCCGTCTTCCGGGACCGCGGCATCGACTCCGTGGCCCACCTGCGGGCGCTGCACGCCCGCGGCGGGGTACCCGAGCTGGCGGCCGCCGACGTCGTCGTGCTCGTCGACGGATACGGCCAGCTGCGCACCGACTTCCCCGAGCTCGAGGACGCCTTCACCGCCGCCATGACCCGCGCGGCGTCCTTCGGCCTGCACCTCGTGCTCGGCCTGACGCGGTGGAGCGACCTGCGGATGGCCCACCAGTCGCTCATCGGGACCCGCGTCGAGCTGCGGCTCAACGACCCCGCCGAGTCCAGCATCGACCGCAAGCTGTCCGCGACGATCTCGACCGACACCCCCGGCCGTGCCCTGCTCGACGACCGGCGCTTCGCGCAGGTCTCGCTGCCCGTGCTCGACGTGGTTCCGGACGACGAGGTCGGCGCCGAGCTCGAGCAGCTGGCGGGGCGTGCCGCCGCGGCCTGGTCCGGTCCCGCCGCAGCCCCGATCCGCCTGCTGCCCACGCACGTGGACGCCGCCGACCTGCCCGACCGGTTCGACGAGCCCGACACGGTCCCCATCGGCCTGCGGCAGGACACCATGGACGCCGCGCTGTGGGACCTGCTCGGCGAGGACCAGCACCTGCTCGTCCTCGGCGACGCCCGGTGCGGCAAGACGACGCTGCTGCGCACCATCGCCGCCGGGCTGCAGGACCGGTACACCGCCGACGAGGTGACCATCGCGGTCGTCGACGTGCGTGGCCAGGTGCCGGAGGTCATCGGCGAGGACTACCTCGCCGCCCACGCCCGCACCACCGCCAACGCCCGCGCGCTGGCCACGTCGATCGCCGCGGAACTGGCCAAGCGGCCCGGCCGTGACGCGGCGACCCGCGCCCGCGAACCCCGGATCGTGCTGCTCGTGGACGACCACGACGTCGTCGCCGCCGGCGGCAACGACCCGCTCGAGCCGCTGTTCGCGCACCTGCCCGCCGCGCGTGACCTCAAGCTCCACCTCGTCGTCACCCGGCCCGTCGCCGGCGCCGGACGCGCGCTCTACCAGCAGTCCCTCATGACCATCAGGGACACCGGCGGGTCGACGCTCGTCATGTCCGGCGAGCGCACCGAGGGGCCGCTGGTGGGTCGCGTGCACGCCGAGCGGTTCCCGCCCGGGCGTGGCCGGTACGTGCGACGGGGCGCCGCGCCGTTCATCGTGCAGGTGGCAGCCGTCAAGGACGACCAGGTTCCGTAG
- a CDS encoding EsaB/YukD family protein, with translation MSGWTRLTVQGAARRAQVVVPDDEPVAGLLPDLLDLLAEDRTARAHPATLVTLLGEQIDPSLSLGEQAVAQGALLRVVRVDQAPPPPEVADVTDVVAATLGTRPDRWRPAWAQAVAAALAGVAGWAAGTTALGTAIDPVGVGAGALAAGVVAAGLARWRQAAGVVVGAAAAGGVVSAAPAVAGAWAPDVPGSTVLLALVGVGAVLALVAGAGTRRAAAAAGAGVGVLLAACPLLLVPVVGATGAAGATAVLGALMLGLLPGVAMSVSGLNGLDDRAVAGERPSRARVRRAVEDTYAALTWSTVATCAVTGVVGWVLVAQGDPWSAALAGAVALLVVLRVRVMPLVPQRVALWAAAAVVAVGWALTWAERAPGTVAMVASATALAAAAAVTVHVTGPTAARLRRAASVVELLAAVATVPLLLAQLGVFSDLLDTF, from the coding sequence GTGAGCGGCTGGACCCGTCTGACGGTGCAGGGAGCGGCCCGCAGGGCGCAGGTCGTCGTGCCCGACGACGAGCCGGTCGCCGGGCTGCTGCCCGACCTGCTGGACCTGCTCGCCGAGGACCGCACCGCCCGCGCGCACCCCGCCACGCTCGTCACGCTGCTCGGCGAGCAGATCGACCCGTCCCTGTCCCTCGGCGAGCAGGCCGTCGCCCAGGGCGCGCTGCTGCGCGTCGTGCGCGTCGACCAGGCGCCCCCGCCGCCCGAGGTCGCCGACGTCACGGACGTCGTCGCCGCCACGCTGGGGACCCGGCCCGACCGGTGGCGCCCGGCCTGGGCGCAGGCGGTGGCGGCGGCGCTGGCGGGCGTGGCCGGCTGGGCCGCGGGCACCACTGCGCTCGGGACCGCGATCGACCCGGTCGGGGTCGGCGCGGGCGCTCTGGCTGCGGGCGTCGTCGCCGCGGGCCTCGCCCGGTGGCGCCAGGCCGCCGGCGTGGTGGTCGGCGCCGCCGCGGCAGGCGGCGTCGTCTCGGCGGCGCCCGCCGTGGCGGGCGCGTGGGCGCCGGACGTGCCGGGGTCCACCGTGCTGCTCGCCCTCGTCGGGGTCGGTGCGGTGCTCGCACTGGTCGCCGGTGCCGGCACGCGACGGGCAGCGGCGGCCGCGGGTGCCGGCGTGGGTGTGCTGCTGGCCGCGTGCCCCCTCCTGCTCGTGCCGGTCGTCGGAGCCACGGGCGCCGCCGGGGCCACCGCCGTGCTGGGCGCGCTGATGCTCGGCCTGCTGCCGGGCGTCGCGATGAGCGTCAGCGGTCTCAACGGGCTCGACGACCGCGCCGTCGCCGGTGAGCGCCCCAGCCGTGCGCGGGTGCGGCGCGCGGTCGAGGACACGTACGCCGCGCTGACCTGGTCGACCGTCGCCACGTGCGCGGTCACGGGAGTCGTCGGGTGGGTGCTGGTCGCACAGGGTGATCCGTGGTCGGCGGCGTTGGCCGGCGCGGTCGCGCTGCTGGTGGTGCTGCGGGTCCGCGTCATGCCGCTGGTGCCCCAGCGCGTCGCGCTGTGGGCCGCCGCGGCGGTCGTCGCGGTCGGCTGGGCGCTGACCTGGGCCGAGCGGGCCCCCGGGACGGTCGCGATGGTCGCGTCCGCGACCGCGCTGGCCGCGGCAGCCGCCGTGACCGTCCATGTCACCGGGCCGACGGCGGCCCGGCTGCGCCGGGCCGCGTCCGTCGTCGAGCTGCTCGCCGCCGTCGCGACGGTCCCGCTGCTGCTGGCCCAGCTCGGTGTGTTCTCCGACCTGCTGGACACGTTCTGA
- a CDS encoding FHA domain-containing protein: MSAAAPVAAPPTGSHRSAGQAADPRHVAPVQGTRRAWPMLDVVLVAAIAALPATGAAVWGVAVAAAGVIGVGTTLLRAGSSPAHRLLGLRTVDPATGVPPTLGRLLTGRALTADLRAGRDPLAIVAGPHVAPVPFDPGSAWAPGGSRARTTLLVTDDGQRIDVSAPVVLGRRPADPSGAWTPVALTDLSRTLSRNHVAVAPHPDGLEVTDLGSANGTAVALPGTGQQVLTPRVAVVVPVGSRLAVGDRVLVVTDAAGAP; this comes from the coding sequence ATGAGCGCCGCGGCACCCGTGGCCGCACCGCCGACGGGGAGCCACCGTTCGGCCGGGCAGGCTGCCGACCCGCGGCACGTGGCACCCGTGCAGGGCACCCGACGCGCCTGGCCGATGCTCGACGTGGTGCTCGTCGCCGCGATCGCCGCGCTGCCGGCGACCGGGGCTGCGGTGTGGGGCGTGGCGGTGGCCGCAGCGGGCGTGATCGGCGTGGGTACCACGCTGCTGCGAGCGGGCAGCAGCCCGGCCCATCGGCTGCTGGGCCTGCGCACGGTGGACCCGGCGACAGGCGTGCCTCCGACGCTCGGTCGCCTGCTGACGGGCCGGGCGCTCACCGCGGACCTGCGCGCCGGGCGTGACCCCTTGGCGATCGTCGCAGGCCCGCACGTCGCGCCAGTGCCCTTCGATCCCGGCTCGGCCTGGGCGCCGGGTGGCTCTCGGGCGCGCACGACGCTGCTGGTGACCGACGACGGGCAGCGCATCGACGTCTCCGCGCCGGTCGTCCTCGGGCGGCGCCCGGCCGACCCCAGCGGGGCATGGACACCGGTGGCCCTCACCGACCTCAGCCGCACGCTCTCCCGCAACCACGTCGCGGTCGCACCGCACCCCGACGGTCTCGAGGTCACGGACCTCGGGTCGGCGAACGGCACCGCCGTCGCGCTGCCGGGAACAGGTCAGCAGGTGCTGACGCCCCGCGTCGCGGTCGTCGTACCGGTCGGCTCCCGGCTGGCGGTCGGGGACCGTGTGCTCGTCGTCACCGACGCGGCGGGTGCGCCGTGA
- a CDS encoding T6SS immunity protein Tdi1 domain-containing protein yields MATFTQFTTVTPIADEAVDRYAGRVPDPVLTAWREHGAGLAGDGYVRLLDPDHATQMLDGVLGIPDGTVPVMATALADLVLWIEPMFHIARFRWGVIDVLHFDAGMLLGDVQREEFLDEILERPPYTQAVDRLGMPGIDECFGYVPLLGLGGSPDPAHLDRGGLWEHLAVIMQLVGPPGPRRA; encoded by the coding sequence ATGGCGACGTTCACGCAGTTCACGACCGTCACACCGATCGCCGACGAGGCGGTCGACAGGTACGCCGGACGCGTACCGGACCCCGTGCTGACGGCCTGGCGTGAGCACGGCGCCGGCCTCGCGGGTGACGGCTACGTCCGCCTGCTGGACCCCGACCACGCGACGCAGATGCTCGACGGCGTCCTGGGCATACCCGACGGGACCGTGCCGGTGATGGCCACGGCGCTGGCGGATCTCGTGCTGTGGATCGAGCCGATGTTCCACATCGCCCGGTTCCGCTGGGGCGTCATCGACGTCCTGCACTTCGACGCCGGAATGCTCCTGGGTGACGTCCAGCGCGAGGAGTTCCTCGACGAGATCCTCGAGCGCCCTCCGTACACGCAGGCGGTCGACCGCCTCGGCATGCCGGGGATCGATGAGTGCTTCGGGTATGTGCCGCTGCTGGGCCTCGGTGGCAGCCCCGACCCCGCTCACCTGGACCGCGGCGGGCTGTGGGAGCACCTCGCGGTGATCATGCAGCTGGTCGGTCCGCCCGGCCCGCGCCGGGCATGA
- a CDS encoding DUF6177 family protein: MHVVHPVADEWTDRYVLWAARTRRVLLTAPLATFLDVAATDGLRPVLVTNGDAALSPLVSLALRRVGGHWAVRTERGVFDGLSGYRIAEFEDLWQRSGTDRERLPGYDRPTPDGVGVLMFDVYAHARAVETTVVGELAQALVDGLGGAPLGAWGPHEPLLEPWDLPTVTAAARAGMPATAALHGLGEGTFVDVTAARTRHGVLEQAKGGVVLGAYPREIATPVERASDALTAVAERFRPTIGFVSLAHFDVAAGAEPVQRPTAKALEVPLAVVIGPRGVHDLQLDLEALVERHDVSILGPSRTPSVVVRFSDPDVGLWAQLLAFAYDVGPQRIASAVGMDEEV, from the coding sequence GTGCACGTCGTCCACCCGGTGGCCGACGAGTGGACGGACCGGTACGTCCTGTGGGCGGCACGCACGCGACGGGTGCTGCTCACGGCGCCGTTGGCCACGTTCCTCGACGTCGCTGCCACCGACGGCTTGCGCCCGGTCCTGGTGACCAACGGCGACGCGGCGCTGAGTCCGCTCGTCTCGCTCGCGCTGCGGCGCGTCGGCGGCCACTGGGCCGTGCGCACCGAGCGCGGGGTCTTCGACGGGCTGTCCGGGTACCGCATCGCCGAGTTCGAGGACCTGTGGCAGCGCTCGGGAACCGACCGGGAGCGGCTGCCCGGGTACGACCGCCCGACACCCGACGGGGTGGGCGTGCTGATGTTCGACGTCTACGCGCACGCCCGGGCGGTCGAGACGACGGTCGTCGGGGAGCTGGCGCAGGCACTGGTCGACGGGCTCGGGGGTGCCCCGCTGGGTGCGTGGGGGCCGCACGAGCCGCTGCTCGAGCCGTGGGACCTGCCGACCGTCACCGCTGCCGCGCGCGCCGGGATGCCCGCCACCGCGGCGCTGCACGGCCTCGGCGAGGGCACGTTCGTCGACGTCACGGCCGCCCGCACCCGGCACGGTGTGCTCGAGCAGGCCAAGGGAGGCGTCGTGCTGGGCGCGTACCCGCGCGAGATCGCGACACCCGTGGAGCGTGCGTCCGACGCGCTCACCGCCGTGGCCGAGCGGTTCCGCCCCACGATCGGGTTCGTGTCCCTCGCGCACTTCGACGTCGCCGCCGGCGCCGAGCCGGTGCAACGGCCCACGGCCAAGGCGCTGGAGGTGCCGCTGGCGGTGGTCATCGGCCCGCGCGGCGTTCACGACCTGCAGCTGGACCTCGAGGCCCTGGTCGAGCGGCACGACGTGTCGATCCTCGGACCGAGCCGCACCCCGTCGGTCGTCGTGCGGTTCTCCGACCCCGACGTGGGACTGTGGGCGCAGCTGCTGGCGTTCGCGTACGACGTGGGACCGCAGCGGATCGCCTCGGCCGTCGGCATGGACGAGGAGGTCTGA
- a CDS encoding DUF6507 family protein: MSSWSIQPADVQSVLNDVQTTAAELGEQLTEAKFQAVLDGLTWAAPLTGDVPAAVNAMLGDQMRHLTNISNRIQAGTVGVANAVIAYNNGQEDMAGSYQAQLLRSAESGDFTYFVQHGHKG; encoded by the coding sequence GTGAGCAGCTGGAGCATCCAACCGGCCGACGTGCAGTCGGTCCTCAACGACGTGCAGACGACCGCCGCGGAGCTGGGTGAACAGCTCACCGAGGCGAAGTTCCAGGCGGTCCTCGACGGGCTGACCTGGGCCGCGCCTCTGACGGGCGACGTGCCGGCCGCCGTGAACGCGATGCTGGGCGACCAGATGCGGCACCTGACGAACATCTCCAACCGCATCCAGGCCGGCACGGTCGGTGTGGCGAACGCGGTGATCGCGTACAACAACGGCCAGGAGGACATGGCGGGCAGCTACCAGGCCCAGCTGCTGCGCTCGGCCGAGAGCGGCGACTTCACGTACTTCGTGCAGCACGGGCACAAGGGCTGA